A window of the Sphingobium sp. CAP-1 genome harbors these coding sequences:
- a CDS encoding efflux RND transporter periplasmic adaptor subunit codes for MKVSSLIPRTPAGRAVILAILASGGLGYGVARLTLTATPSAPATDGGRGKPLYYYDPMVPGQHFDQPGKSPFMDMQLVPKYADDAGGGAPGIRIDPAASQSLGLRTVTVRRGELAGQLSATGMIDFNQRDLAIVQARAAGFVQRVYARAPGDVIGAGAPLADILVPDWAGAQVEYLAVRRTGNSALAAAARQRLALLGMPVGTIAAVERSGRPQNIITISTPTGGVIKTLGVRSGMTVAMGQTLAEVNGLGTVWLNAAVPEALAGQLKIGQAATATLTAYPGETFTGRVTAVLPDVQVGSRTLTARIELPNRGGRLRPGMFATVGFGGNATPALLIPSEALIRTGKRTLVMLALTNGRYQPAEVQTGRESGDDIEILAGLSEGEKVVASGQFLIDSEASLSGVQARPISGMAMAVKPPTSAVSSETTGRIEQLTSTSVTLSHQAIPTIGWPAMTMSFALPDPSIARGYKVGDRVRFSFDRPASGPAVRRMTKAAGQ; via the coding sequence ATGAAAGTTTCGTCCTTGATACCACGCACGCCGGCAGGACGCGCCGTCATCCTCGCGATCTTGGCGAGCGGGGGCTTGGGCTACGGCGTAGCTCGTCTGACGTTGACCGCGACCCCATCTGCCCCTGCGACAGATGGCGGCAGGGGCAAGCCGCTCTATTATTACGACCCGATGGTGCCCGGGCAGCACTTCGACCAGCCGGGCAAATCTCCTTTCATGGATATGCAGCTCGTCCCGAAATACGCCGACGACGCGGGCGGCGGTGCTCCTGGGATCCGGATCGATCCGGCAGCCTCTCAGAGCCTCGGTCTGCGCACCGTGACGGTTCGGCGCGGAGAACTGGCGGGCCAGCTCTCCGCAACGGGCATGATCGACTTCAACCAGCGCGACCTGGCGATCGTCCAGGCACGGGCGGCAGGCTTCGTGCAGCGCGTCTATGCGCGTGCGCCGGGTGACGTGATTGGTGCCGGCGCGCCTCTGGCAGACATCCTGGTGCCGGACTGGGCAGGCGCGCAAGTCGAGTATCTCGCCGTGCGCCGCACCGGCAATTCTGCGCTCGCTGCTGCCGCCCGCCAGCGGCTTGCCCTGCTCGGGATGCCGGTAGGGACGATCGCTGCCGTTGAACGCAGTGGCAGGCCACAGAACATCATCACGATCTCGACACCGACCGGAGGCGTGATCAAGACGCTTGGTGTCCGCTCGGGCATGACCGTCGCGATGGGCCAGACGTTGGCCGAGGTGAATGGCCTCGGGACCGTTTGGCTCAATGCTGCCGTGCCGGAGGCGCTCGCCGGCCAGCTCAAGATCGGCCAGGCCGCGACCGCCACGCTCACCGCTTATCCGGGCGAAACCTTCACCGGTCGGGTTACGGCGGTGCTGCCTGACGTGCAGGTGGGGAGCCGGACGCTTACCGCGCGCATCGAACTTCCCAATCGCGGAGGACGACTGCGCCCCGGCATGTTTGCCACAGTAGGATTTGGTGGCAACGCGACACCGGCATTGTTGATCCCGTCCGAGGCCCTGATCCGGACGGGCAAGCGGACGCTGGTGATGTTGGCCCTTACCAATGGGCGCTATCAGCCGGCCGAAGTGCAGACCGGCCGCGAGTCCGGTGACGATATCGAGATTCTCGCGGGCCTTTCGGAGGGTGAGAAGGTGGTGGCTTCGGGCCAGTTCCTGATCGACTCGGAGGCAAGTCTGTCAGGTGTTCAGGCGCGTCCAATCAGCGGGATGGCGATGGCAGTAAAGCCTCCGACGTCGGCAGTCAGCAGCGAAACGACCGGCAGGATCGAACAGCTTACCAGCACGTCGGTCACGCTTAGCCATCAAGCGATACCGACGATCGGATGGCCGGCGATGACGATGAGCTTCGCGCTTCCCGATCCGTCGATTGCCCGAGGCTACAAGGTGGGCGATCGGGTGCGCTTCAGCTTTGATCGGCCGGCGTCGGGGCCAGCGGTTCGCCGCATGACGAAGGCGGCTGGCCAATGA
- a CDS encoding TolC family protein has translation MRYLLFVPLLAALPDAAWAGPLTFEAALRQAQSAAPSLKAKALGVDAARSARDAAGTLPDPTLALGIESFPVSGPLAFEPNRDDFTMARVGVSQDFPNLAKRHAQQARAATNIWAAEAGEAVEARNVEVATALAWINLAYSERRLAALDRLLAGLDGVIRTTRVAVASGNARPAQTLEGQQAIAALQDRRAELVSQVARAKAMLTRWTGEPDPEISGPVPDFIVDGAVLRAGIEGNPSLRLADAQRVQADADVRVAEASRRPDFGVNLAYQRRDPRFGDYVSAGLTISLPTFTRKRQSADISAARSQAGRAAADRETILRSLTADLEADLADHLMHHEQWVRARDTLQPLAEQRVKLEIASYGAGRATLVDVASAYAALVDATLNTLDREATVAADGARLTLTYRSTEQ, from the coding sequence ATGCGATACCTACTTTTTGTGCCGCTGCTCGCGGCGCTTCCCGATGCGGCTTGGGCTGGGCCGCTGACGTTCGAAGCTGCGTTGCGTCAGGCGCAGTCAGCTGCACCCTCCTTGAAGGCTAAGGCGCTTGGGGTCGATGCCGCCCGTTCGGCGCGAGACGCGGCTGGAACCCTGCCTGATCCTACCCTCGCGTTGGGCATCGAAAGTTTCCCCGTCTCAGGACCGCTGGCATTTGAACCGAACCGCGACGATTTCACGATGGCGCGGGTTGGCGTTTCCCAGGACTTTCCCAACCTCGCCAAACGCCATGCGCAACAGGCACGCGCAGCGACGAATATTTGGGCGGCCGAGGCCGGCGAAGCCGTGGAAGCGCGGAACGTTGAGGTCGCAACGGCGCTTGCCTGGATCAACCTCGCATATTCAGAGCGGCGCCTCGCCGCGCTCGACCGCTTGCTAGCCGGACTGGACGGCGTGATCCGCACGACACGGGTCGCGGTAGCGTCCGGGAATGCCAGACCGGCGCAAACGCTGGAAGGCCAGCAGGCAATCGCGGCCCTTCAGGATCGCCGGGCGGAGCTAGTCTCCCAGGTCGCGCGGGCCAAGGCGATGTTGACAAGATGGACAGGCGAGCCTGATCCCGAAATCTCTGGGCCGGTCCCCGATTTCATTGTTGACGGGGCTGTGCTGAGAGCGGGCATCGAGGGCAACCCGTCGCTCCGATTGGCAGACGCACAAAGGGTGCAGGCGGATGCGGACGTGCGTGTCGCCGAAGCCAGTCGCCGACCGGATTTCGGTGTCAATCTCGCCTACCAGCGTCGCGACCCCCGGTTCGGCGACTATGTTTCGGCGGGACTCACGATCAGCCTGCCGACCTTCACGCGGAAGCGCCAGTCGGCGGATATCAGCGCGGCGCGGTCGCAGGCCGGGCGGGCTGCTGCCGACCGCGAGACTATTTTGCGTTCGCTGACGGCCGATCTGGAAGCCGACCTCGCCGATCATCTTATGCACCATGAACAATGGGTGCGCGCGCGCGACACGTTGCAGCCGCTCGCGGAGCAGCGTGTGAAGCTCGAGATCGCAAGCTATGGGGCGGGACGCGCGACCTTGGTTGATGTGGCCAGTGCCTATGCGGCGCTCGTCGACGCGACGCTCAACACCCTCGACCGCGAAGCTACGGTTGCCGCCGATGGCGCACGGCTGACGCTCACCTATCGGAGCACTGAACAATGA
- the msrB gene encoding peptide-methionine (R)-S-oxide reductase MsrB — translation MERSLSQPTRRKLLGLGATAALGTLVWRLIGADDAAAVAAAPATFRLTDAEWRKRLSPQAYAVLRRESTERPYSSPLNNEHRKGIFACAGCALPLYSSATKFDSGTGWPSFYDHLPRAIGERIDNSLGVERTEVHCARCGGHLGHVFNDGPKPTGLRYCMNGVAMTFKPA, via the coding sequence ATGGAACGATCACTCTCCCAGCCCACTCGCCGCAAGCTTCTCGGGCTTGGCGCAACCGCAGCACTCGGCACGCTCGTATGGCGATTGATCGGTGCCGATGACGCTGCGGCTGTGGCGGCCGCACCCGCCACATTTCGTCTGACCGATGCGGAATGGCGAAAGCGGCTCTCTCCGCAGGCTTATGCCGTGCTCCGGCGAGAGTCGACCGAACGTCCCTATTCAAGCCCGCTCAATAACGAGCACCGCAAGGGCATCTTCGCGTGCGCTGGATGCGCCCTCCCGCTTTACTCGTCAGCCACGAAATTCGACAGTGGCACCGGCTGGCCGAGCTTCTACGACCACCTACCTCGCGCAATCGGCGAGCGCATCGACAACAGCCTGGGCGTGGAACGCACCGAGGTTCATTGCGCACGATGCGGCGGTCATCTGGGGCATGTCTTCAATGATGGCCCGAAACCGACCGGGCTTCGCTATTGCATGAATGGCGTTGCGATGACGTTCAAGCCAGCTTGA
- a CDS encoding DUF2274 domain-containing protein, giving the protein MTKLKLGPLADDRPVKLTVELPAAVHRDLVAYAAALGAEMGGEAVAPEKLVSPMLAKFMASDRGFSRRRDSSRS; this is encoded by the coding sequence ATGACGAAACTGAAGCTGGGGCCGCTCGCCGACGACCGGCCCGTGAAGCTGACCGTGGAGCTACCGGCCGCTGTCCACCGCGATCTCGTGGCTTACGCCGCCGCGCTCGGGGCGGAGATGGGCGGCGAGGCCGTTGCGCCCGAGAAGCTCGTCTCGCCCATGCTGGCAAAGTTCATGGCAAGCGATCGGGGGTTTTCCCGCCGTCGCGATAGCTCGAGGAGCTGA
- the trbG gene encoding P-type conjugative transfer protein TrbG → MTASPYRRAASAALLVSAAALAGCATTSAKPPAITYDDPPAGIAATPAVEPPRPVEVVTIPEPLPLPGQLKPVTVAPRAPEPSDPRQRVGAANAAARVQPVRDGFLNAIQQYPWTDGALYQVYAAPGQVTDIALQEGEQLVGPGPVAAGDTVRWIIGDTISGSGPAARVHVLVKPTRPDLATNLVINTDRRTYHLELRATSSTYMASVSWSYPLDALIALQGRNAAAAVAAPVASGIDLTTLNFRYRIDGDRAPWRPARAFDDGRQVFIEFPAGISQGEMPPLFVSGASGGAELVNYRVQGRYMVVDRLFAAAELRLGDRRTAQRVRIVRTDGRERRP, encoded by the coding sequence ATGACCGCAAGTCCCTATCGTCGCGCCGCATCGGCGGCGCTGCTCGTTTCCGCTGCCGCACTCGCTGGATGCGCCACCACATCCGCGAAGCCGCCCGCTATCACCTATGACGATCCACCGGCGGGGATCGCCGCGACGCCTGCGGTCGAACCGCCGCGTCCGGTCGAAGTGGTGACGATTCCCGAGCCGCTGCCGCTTCCCGGTCAGTTGAAGCCTGTGACCGTCGCGCCTCGCGCGCCGGAACCGTCCGATCCCCGCCAGCGTGTCGGCGCGGCGAATGCGGCCGCTCGCGTGCAACCCGTGCGAGACGGCTTCCTCAACGCCATCCAGCAATATCCGTGGACCGACGGCGCCCTCTATCAGGTCTATGCCGCGCCTGGTCAGGTGACGGACATTGCCTTGCAGGAAGGCGAGCAGCTTGTCGGGCCGGGGCCGGTCGCAGCCGGCGATACCGTGCGCTGGATCATCGGCGACACCATCAGCGGCAGCGGTCCCGCCGCGCGCGTCCATGTACTCGTCAAACCGACCCGGCCCGATCTCGCCACCAACCTCGTCATCAACACCGATCGGCGCACCTATCATCTGGAACTGCGCGCCACATCCTCGACCTACATGGCATCGGTGAGCTGGTCCTATCCGCTGGACGCACTGATCGCCTTGCAGGGCCGCAACGCGGCGGCCGCAGTCGCCGCGCCGGTGGCGAGCGGCATCGACCTGACCACACTCAATTTCCGTTATCGCATTGACGGCGACCGCGCGCCCTGGCGACCGGCGCGCGCGTTCGACGACGGGCGGCAAGTATTCATCGAGTTCCCGGCGGGGATCTCGCAGGGCGAGATGCCGCCGCTGTTCGTAAGCGGCGCATCTGGCGGAGCCGAGCTGGTCAACTACCGGGTGCAGGGCCGTTACATGGTGGTGGACCGGCTGTTCGCCGCCGCCGAACTGCGTCTGGGCGACCGGCGCACCGCGCAGCGGGTCCGTATCGTCCGCACCGATGGACGGGAGCGGCGGCCGTGA
- a CDS encoding LysR family transcriptional regulator — protein MSFSICQIRHVLAAADHGSFYKAARALGMEQSTLSRDVAKLERMIGVQIFVRSRAGISTTVAGRDFIRCVRPMLANADRLVAAMRASGQGRAGELVIGHYCSLSAGNLRATILGWSSTHPDVNLDGIEANRSALLAGLDTGEIDIAILAGEAAHDGYRREAFWSERVMVALSSSHPLAEREIVHWTDLRGERFLLPAADPGPEICDMLVGRLSVTGVQPDIRMHRCSRETILSLLGDGLGLTVICEGSAGACYPEVVYRPIHGEQGPMLIGYSGYWRDLNSNPALLRFLRFIKSRYALAFDISDSAVG, from the coding sequence ATGTCTTTTAGCATTTGCCAGATACGACACGTCCTCGCCGCTGCCGATCACGGTAGCTTTTACAAGGCCGCCCGTGCACTGGGGATGGAGCAGTCCACACTTAGTCGGGACGTTGCCAAACTAGAACGGATGATCGGCGTCCAAATTTTTGTGCGTTCGCGCGCAGGAATAAGCACAACGGTGGCGGGAAGGGATTTTATTCGATGCGTTAGGCCAATGCTTGCCAACGCGGATAGGTTAGTGGCAGCGATGCGTGCTTCTGGTCAGGGTCGCGCCGGCGAGCTCGTTATTGGACATTATTGCTCCCTTTCTGCGGGAAACCTGCGAGCGACGATATTAGGTTGGAGTAGCACGCATCCAGATGTCAATCTCGACGGAATAGAAGCGAACCGAAGCGCTTTGCTTGCTGGTCTCGATACCGGGGAAATCGACATCGCCATTCTGGCGGGCGAAGCCGCTCATGATGGCTACCGACGCGAAGCCTTCTGGAGCGAGCGTGTGATGGTAGCCCTGTCTTCAAGCCACCCTCTCGCGGAACGCGAGATCGTGCATTGGACCGACCTGCGCGGCGAGCGATTCCTGCTACCCGCCGCGGACCCAGGCCCAGAAATTTGCGACATGCTTGTCGGTCGACTTTCAGTGACCGGGGTCCAACCAGACATCAGGATGCATCGATGTAGCCGCGAGACGATCCTGAGCTTGTTGGGCGATGGGCTTGGCCTCACCGTCATCTGCGAAGGTAGCGCCGGGGCGTGCTATCCTGAAGTTGTCTATCGGCCCATTCATGGTGAACAAGGGCCGATGCTGATCGGCTATTCCGGCTACTGGCGCGACCTTAACAGCAATCCCGCGCTTCTGCGCTTTCTCAGGTTCATCAAGTCGCGCTACGCGCTAGCGTTTGATATTTCGGATAGCGCGGTAGGATAG
- a CDS encoding TrbI/VirB10 family protein, translated as MSDPTVTAQPAAPAAQPDPNAFQLHGPQPRVMRLSRKALAVVCVAAGLGIGGSLIYALRPPSDRQAQELYNTDSRTTAETITSGPRDYAQAPRLGPPLPGDLGRPIVSAQQRGEDVPVPPIGAQPGPPDPHAQAAEAARQRAAQERDAARTSSVFLGSGGGAASSPAPAMPALAASGSAPPTPEAPAQGDQAGKRAFLAQASNQRTVSVERLTALASANIVQAGSIIPAALITGIRSDLPGQITAQVTANVYDSPTGRILLIPQGARLIGEYDSEIAAGQTRVLLAWDRLILPDGRSIVLERQPGTDGAGFAGLQDRVNQHWGNLLKAAAVSTLLGVGAELGADSEDDLTRALRRGSQDTINQTGQQIVRRQLNVSPTLAIRPGHPLRVVLTRDLVLEPMGATR; from the coding sequence GTGAGCGATCCAACCGTCACCGCACAACCCGCCGCACCGGCAGCGCAGCCCGATCCGAACGCATTCCAGCTACACGGGCCGCAGCCGCGCGTCATGCGCTTGTCGCGCAAGGCGCTCGCCGTCGTCTGTGTCGCCGCCGGCCTCGGCATCGGCGGCTCGCTGATCTATGCGCTACGACCGCCAAGCGATCGCCAGGCACAGGAACTCTACAACACCGACAGCCGGACCACGGCCGAAACCATCACCTCGGGACCGCGCGACTATGCTCAGGCGCCGCGGCTCGGCCCGCCGCTTCCCGGCGATCTTGGGCGTCCGATCGTATCGGCGCAGCAGCGGGGCGAAGACGTGCCCGTTCCGCCTATCGGGGCGCAACCGGGGCCGCCCGATCCGCACGCCCAGGCCGCCGAAGCCGCACGGCAGCGCGCCGCTCAGGAACGCGACGCGGCGCGCACCAGCTCGGTCTTTCTCGGCAGTGGTGGAGGCGCCGCATCTTCGCCCGCACCGGCTATGCCGGCTTTGGCCGCGTCCGGCTCGGCCCCGCCGACTCCTGAAGCACCGGCCCAAGGCGATCAGGCGGGCAAGCGCGCTTTCCTGGCGCAGGCGTCCAACCAGCGCACCGTCAGCGTCGAGCGACTGACGGCTCTGGCCTCGGCGAACATCGTGCAGGCGGGCAGCATCATCCCTGCCGCGCTCATCACCGGCATCCGCTCCGACCTTCCCGGCCAGATCACCGCGCAGGTGACGGCCAATGTCTATGACAGTCCGACCGGGCGCATCCTGCTCATTCCACAGGGCGCGCGGCTGATCGGCGAATACGACAGCGAGATCGCAGCAGGACAGACCCGCGTTCTGCTCGCCTGGGATCGGCTCATCTTGCCGGACGGCCGCTCGATCGTTCTCGAGCGCCAGCCCGGCACGGACGGGGCCGGCTTCGCGGGCTTACAGGACCGCGTGAACCAGCATTGGGGCAATCTGCTCAAGGCCGCCGCGGTTTCGACGCTCCTCGGCGTGGGCGCGGAGCTGGGTGCGGACAGCGAGGACGATCTGACCCGCGCGCTGCGGCGTGGATCGCAGGATACCATCAACCAGACCGGCCAGCAGATCGTGCGTCGGCAGCTCAATGTGTCGCCGACGCTCGCCATCCGGCCCGGCCATCCGCTGCGCGTCGTTCTGACCCGCGACCTGGTGCTCGAACCGATGGGAGCAACACGATGA
- a CDS encoding efflux RND transporter permease subunit codes for MIASIIRGSVKNRFFVVLGVLVVAAIGVWAVRTTAIDALPDLSDTQVIIRTSWPGQAPQIVENQVTYPLTTTMLSVPGAKTVRGYSFFGDSFVYVIFEDGTDLYWARSRVLEYLNQVQGRLPVGSKSALGPDATGVGWVYEYALIDKTGRHDLPQLRSLQDWFLRYELKTVPGVAEVASIGGMVKQYQVQLDPVKLAAYGITHSQAVDAIQKANQEAGGSVLEMGEAEYIVRASGYLNTLDDFRAIPLRTASAGVPVTLGDVATIQVGPEMRRGVAELNGQGEVAGGVVILRSGKNAREAITAVKDRLATLKRSLPAGVEIVTTYDRSQLIDRAVDNLTHKLVEEFIVVAIVCVLFLWHGRSALVAIFTLPLGVLAAFVVMRFQGVNANIMSLGGIAIAIGAMVDAAVVMVENAHKHIEHWEADHPGESLRSTERWSVITEAAAEVGPALFFSLLIITLSFVPVFTLEGQEGRLFAPLAFTKTYAMAAAAILSVTLVPILMGWLIRGKIPAEQANPVNRWLTHLYRPAIDWTLNRPKTVLLVAGLVFATTAWPLSRLGGEFMPNMDEGDLLYMPSALPGLSAAKASELLQQTDRLIKTVPEVESVFGKAGRAETATDPAPLEMFETTIQFKPRDQWRPGMTPSKLVDELDRTVKLPGLANVWVPPIRNRIDMLATGIKSPIGVKVSGPILADLDRIAHDVETVAKGVPGVSSALAERLTGGRYVDVDIDRAAAGRYGLNITDVQSIVSGAVGGENVGETVEGLARYPINVRYPRELRDSLEGLRDLPILTPMGQQITLSSVASVKIADGPPMLKTENARPSTWVYIDVRGRDLTSVVNDLQRAVASGVKLSPGVSIAYSGQFEYLERAVSKLKLVVPATLLIIFVLLYLIFGRLDEAALIMGTLPFALTGGIWMLYLLHFNQSVATGVGFIALAGVSAEFGVVMLIYLKNALKEQGADPDPAQVETAVREGALLRVRPKAMTVAVILAGLLPILLGSGAGSEVMSRIAAPMIGGMLTAPLLSMFVLPAAYLLLRQRRALLASAHLQVRE; via the coding sequence ATGATCGCATCCATCATTCGCGGATCGGTCAAGAACCGGTTCTTCGTCGTGCTCGGCGTCCTCGTCGTCGCAGCGATCGGGGTATGGGCGGTCCGGACCACGGCCATCGACGCGCTGCCGGACTTGTCCGACACGCAGGTCATCATCCGCACGTCCTGGCCGGGGCAGGCGCCGCAGATCGTCGAGAACCAAGTCACCTATCCGCTTACCACCACGATGCTGTCGGTTCCGGGCGCCAAGACGGTGCGCGGTTATTCCTTCTTCGGCGACAGCTTCGTCTATGTGATCTTCGAGGACGGCACCGACCTCTATTGGGCGCGTAGCCGGGTGCTGGAATATCTGAACCAGGTCCAAGGCCGACTACCGGTAGGATCGAAGAGCGCTCTGGGTCCGGATGCGACCGGCGTCGGATGGGTTTACGAATATGCACTCATCGACAAGACCGGGCGACATGACCTGCCCCAACTTCGATCGTTGCAGGACTGGTTCCTGCGGTACGAGCTAAAGACCGTCCCGGGCGTTGCCGAAGTCGCCAGCATCGGCGGCATGGTCAAACAATATCAGGTGCAGCTCGACCCGGTGAAACTTGCCGCATACGGGATCACGCATTCCCAGGCGGTCGATGCCATTCAGAAAGCCAATCAAGAAGCCGGCGGATCGGTGCTCGAAATGGGCGAGGCCGAATATATCGTCCGCGCCTCGGGCTATCTGAATACGCTCGACGACTTCCGCGCTATCCCCCTTCGAACGGCCTCGGCAGGCGTACCCGTCACGCTTGGCGATGTCGCCACCATCCAGGTGGGCCCCGAGATGCGGCGCGGGGTCGCCGAACTGAACGGACAGGGGGAAGTCGCCGGAGGTGTTGTGATCCTGCGCTCCGGCAAGAACGCGCGGGAGGCGATCACCGCCGTGAAGGATCGGCTGGCCACACTGAAAAGGAGCTTGCCGGCCGGGGTCGAGATCGTCACCACTTATGACCGCTCGCAGCTCATCGATCGCGCGGTCGACAATCTCACTCATAAGCTGGTCGAGGAATTCATCGTCGTTGCCATCGTGTGCGTGCTGTTCCTTTGGCACGGGCGATCGGCGCTGGTTGCAATCTTCACACTGCCGCTCGGCGTGCTCGCGGCCTTCGTCGTCATGCGGTTCCAAGGGGTCAACGCCAACATCATGTCTCTCGGCGGGATCGCCATAGCGATCGGCGCAATGGTCGATGCCGCAGTCGTCATGGTTGAGAACGCCCACAAGCATATCGAACATTGGGAAGCCGATCATCCCGGAGAATCTCTGCGGAGCACCGAGCGCTGGAGTGTGATCACAGAAGCTGCGGCCGAGGTCGGACCGGCGCTCTTCTTCAGCCTGCTCATTATCACGCTCTCGTTCGTGCCGGTGTTTACGCTAGAAGGACAGGAGGGCCGGCTGTTCGCGCCCCTTGCCTTCACAAAGACCTATGCGATGGCGGCGGCGGCCATCTTGTCGGTCACGCTCGTCCCCATTCTGATGGGCTGGCTCATCCGGGGAAAGATTCCGGCAGAACAGGCCAATCCGGTCAATCGCTGGCTGACTCACCTCTACCGGCCGGCGATCGACTGGACGCTCAATCGCCCCAAGACGGTGCTGCTGGTCGCAGGCCTTGTGTTCGCGACCACGGCTTGGCCCCTTAGCCGATTGGGCGGCGAGTTCATGCCGAACATGGATGAGGGCGATCTGCTCTACATGCCTTCTGCATTGCCTGGACTGTCGGCCGCGAAGGCGTCCGAACTGCTTCAGCAGACCGATCGCCTGATCAAGACCGTGCCCGAGGTCGAGAGCGTGTTCGGCAAGGCCGGTCGCGCCGAAACCGCCACCGATCCCGCACCGCTCGAAATGTTCGAGACCACCATCCAGTTCAAACCGCGCGACCAGTGGCGTCCAGGCATGACGCCATCCAAGCTGGTCGACGAGCTGGACCGGACGGTGAAGCTTCCCGGTCTAGCAAATGTCTGGGTGCCGCCGATCCGCAATCGCATCGACATGTTGGCGACCGGCATTAAGAGCCCGATCGGCGTGAAAGTCTCCGGGCCGATTCTCGCCGATCTCGACCGGATCGCCCATGATGTCGAGACGGTCGCCAAGGGCGTGCCCGGGGTCAGCTCGGCGCTCGCCGAGCGGCTCACCGGCGGGCGCTATGTCGATGTCGACATCGATCGTGCCGCAGCCGGGCGGTACGGGCTCAACATCACCGACGTACAATCGATCGTCTCTGGAGCCGTGGGCGGTGAGAATGTCGGCGAAACGGTGGAGGGCCTGGCCCGTTACCCGATCAATGTCCGATATCCGCGGGAATTGCGCGACAGCCTCGAAGGGCTTCGCGATTTGCCGATCCTGACGCCAATGGGGCAGCAGATCACCCTTAGCAGCGTCGCGAGCGTCAAGATCGCGGACGGTCCCCCGATGCTCAAGACCGAGAATGCGCGACCCTCGACCTGGGTTTACATCGACGTCCGCGGGCGCGACCTCACCTCGGTGGTCAACGACCTGCAGCGCGCGGTGGCAAGCGGGGTCAAGCTCTCGCCTGGCGTCAGCATCGCTTACTCCGGGCAGTTCGAATATCTCGAGCGTGCCGTCAGCAAGCTCAAGCTGGTCGTGCCGGCGACGCTACTGATCATCTTCGTGCTGCTCTATCTGATTTTCGGACGGCTCGACGAGGCAGCTCTAATCATGGGGACGCTGCCGTTCGCGCTGACCGGCGGCATCTGGATGCTCTATTTGCTCCACTTCAACCAGTCGGTTGCAACCGGCGTCGGCTTCATTGCGCTCGCCGGTGTCTCGGCCGAATTCGGCGTGGTGATGCTGATCTATCTGAAGAACGCGCTTAAGGAGCAGGGTGCGGATCCCGACCCGGCACAGGTAGAGACGGCCGTCCGGGAGGGGGCCTTGCTCCGCGTTCGGCCCAAGGCGATGACGGTCGCAGTCATCCTCGCCGGTCTATTGCCTATCCTGCTTGGGTCGGGCGCAGGCTCGGAGGTCATGAGCCGGATCGCCGCGCCAATGATCGGCGGTATGCTGACCGCGCCGCTGCTGTCGATGTTTGTGCTGCCCGCTGCCTATCTGCTGCTGCGACAGCGCCGAGCGTTGCTCGCGTCAGCGCACCTGCAGGTACGGGAGTAA
- the msrA gene encoding peptide-methionine (S)-S-oxide reductase MsrA → MLRSTAFAATLFVGIGVTAAIKPSEARDSAIKVPAAVVKEVPGGNRETAIFAGGCFWGVEGVFSHVKGVVSATSGYAGGSASTAQYETVSSGTTGHAEAVKVVFDPRQVNYATLLRIYFSVVADPTQVNRQGPDQGTQYRTALFPLSAPQAKVARAYITQLSAARVYSAPIATRLEQQKGFFAAEGYHQDFMARNPNYPYIIVNDRPKVEALKRMFPENWKA, encoded by the coding sequence ATGTTACGTTCCACTGCCTTTGCGGCCACATTGTTCGTCGGTATCGGCGTGACCGCTGCAATAAAGCCCAGCGAAGCGCGCGATAGCGCCATCAAGGTTCCCGCTGCCGTCGTGAAGGAAGTGCCTGGTGGAAACCGCGAGACTGCGATCTTTGCTGGCGGCTGCTTCTGGGGTGTCGAGGGGGTCTTCAGTCATGTGAAGGGAGTAGTCAGCGCGACCTCCGGATATGCCGGCGGCTCGGCATCGACCGCGCAATATGAGACCGTTTCGAGCGGCACGACCGGCCATGCGGAAGCGGTCAAGGTCGTGTTCGACCCGCGGCAGGTCAACTACGCTACTTTGCTGCGCATCTATTTCTCGGTAGTCGCAGATCCGACCCAGGTGAACCGGCAGGGGCCCGATCAAGGCACCCAATATCGCACCGCCCTGTTCCCTCTATCGGCACCTCAGGCCAAGGTAGCACGCGCCTACATCACCCAGCTGAGCGCGGCCCGCGTCTATTCGGCGCCGATCGCTACGCGGCTCGAACAGCAGAAAGGCTTCTTCGCAGCAGAGGGCTACCATCAGGACTTCATGGCTCGTAATCCGAACTACCCCTACATCATCGTCAATGATCGGCCGAAAGTCGAGGCGCTCAAGCGGATGTTCCCAGAGAACTGGAAGGCCTGA